In Capsicum annuum cultivar UCD-10X-F1 chromosome 8, UCD10Xv1.1, whole genome shotgun sequence, the genomic window ATACGTGTTTGTGTTTGAAAATTAATATGATTCTAACATGTCTGATTTCCTATCAAAGACTGCAAAACACCTATCCTTAAAGTATATGACAAAAAGGTAAGTAGAAGAAAAGCTACCTTGGACGCAAGTGTGCACTCGAAAAGATTTATGATACTTGGGAGGGCTCTTTTAAGGTGCATGGCTGCTTTGAAACACTTCAATCCAGGCACAGAAAATCTCTTGAtttcaaaaaattactaaatgGTACTCCTAGAGCTCAAAATGAAAAGGTAAAAGTACATGCCACCAAAGATTTTCAGAGTTGAATGGTTTAACGGCTTCAGAGATCAATGACACGAGAAAGCTTTTGAATGCGGTTCAACAAGAAGTCCCCTTGCTTGATCGTTGCCTGATAAAGAGCATTCCTTGCATCAGGACGATTAGTTTCCAATACTCCTGCTACTTTATCAATCTTGCAATGCAACTTCCCAGCTGCAATGAACCGAGATAGTTCCCTGAATTGAAACAGAAATGTATTGTTACACAATCTATAGTGAATACAAATGTTCTACAGTCAATCTACGATCTATTATATAGCTAAGCATGAAATAGCACTCACAAGTCGATGAAATCCTCAGACACCCCAAAAACCTTGGCCATGGCCTCAATAGTAACACTCTTGTAGGACTCCAGGAACTGGGAGTACACAACTGTTCTGACCTCCCTCATATAATATCTGAAGTGTGGTTGCAAGTAGCGATCCAATTTAATATGCTCCGTCAAGCCGGCTGAAACCACCATTAAGGTAAAAGTCAACCATTTTTCAACTGATATATCATTCACGGCCCACATGGCAATGACCGCAGCTATCAGCATATAGGTGAATCACAGATCATGATTATATAACAGATATAGCATGTCTACCTCTCTTGTAACTCAATACTTAAGATCATATTTTAACACCACTCAACGCACATTGATAGctgtcaatttttcttttatgcaAGTGTCGACAACTGGTCTCTCGACTGCCCTCATCTCCAccagtacaacaacaacatacccagtgtattccaacATAGTGGGGTCTCTTATCTCCAAGAGTGAGTTCAATAATTCAGGAGAATTCAACCTAAGAAGCGAGCTGACTAAGCAACCTAGGAAGAATTTGCAATGAGAATCACAAGCTCCTGAGTTCAATAATTCAGGAGAATTCAACCTAACAAGCGAGCTGACTAAGCAACCTAGGAAGAATTTGCAAAAAAAAccacaccccccccccccccccgcgtcAAACTAAACAAAGATGAACTTTTGGTGGAAGGTTCTTAGACAAGCCACCATacatttataatctatatctataatatattaaaagtgtgaagacccttagaaaagtaatttgaattttttgcccttcattaaaagtctccttTTTAGACAAAATAgtatttttgctatttttctattattttagtgatattaaatatagaccataattttacaaaaaaaaaaaaaaaaaaaaaaccttttctAATAAAAATAGGATGCTTTTTTCAGTATGCAAATAAAATTTGGTACAAATCTTTCCTACATTAAATAAAGAGAAGATTTTTGTTATTAtggttaattttttaaatttatgataaatttttttttttgggggatgTTTTTTCGTGCTCCATTGGGTAGTCCAAAAAAAAGGCCACAAAATTCTTTTCACTCAGTACCATAATTAggcaatttttaaaaaattgtactaAACAGTTCAACtactaatttttaatattatattgcaAAACTGTCATATAATTACTTTCCTTATATTTAGGACTTTAAATCAATCAAAACTCTATTTAAAATTAGCCATTTAATTGCCTTCCTTTTAAATTTAGAACTTTAAACAAAGTTTAGAATTACACCTAACTATTTAACTTGCCTAcgactaaatttttttttcatcttcagcAGACAACATTTTTTCTTAAACTTGTAAGTTAATAAATATTTACCTATACATAAGTTATTATTTTGTTGGATGTATACTACTATTCTTGACTTTATAAGTTTACTAATCAGGAATTCAACAGATTTAGTTGTCATGCATCTTGATTAACTCAATTTAACTGCAAAGAAACATCATAAACATGTTTTATTGATTAGGTGTGAAGATGATGCCACAAAGAATATTTACcatcttaacatctttatttaaATGTTTACAATTTTAACATTTTATTCAACGCatctattttatttcaaaaaaacatGATGTTCTAGAAATTAAAAGATCTTATTCATTCCACCACAAATCTTAATGTTTGATATGTCTATTCAGGTTCAATTATGCTCGCTGAAGCTCCATCCTCAAAAGGACAATAGACATGGCTGAGTAATATGGTGAAGAAAGATTCATAAAGTTGTAGTTGGTTTTAGCCCAAGCAAGGACAATAAATTCTTTCGTTTAACAATATTGAGAAGTTGATGAACGAGCTTTGGTGGTTGATGACCCAACTTATccattaacttaattattttaatatatttaaatgtaATTCAacacactcattatttcacactTAGCGCTAATTACAAGATACGAAAATATGTCGGCCACAGCGAGAAGGCTCTTTTTACAAGCTGTGACAAATCAATCGATATCAATGACAATCGATGAGAGTAGCTTTGGTTTTCAGTTCTATTCAAGTGAGgtaaaatattgaattataaaataaatttgaagcAGTAAATGGGTTAAAACAGATACATACACATGTAAAGAGATGTTGATTAGAAAGAAGGTATTTGTGGACTTGTCATGGATGCTTCTTATCCCACTacctaaaagaaaattttgtcaTTAATTAGCTATTTTTAAGTATTTGTTGGTCTTGAATAATGTTTatatgtcaataggttaaggatTTGAAGTAGACTTGGTGAAATTAAAAAGTATTAGAAAGAGGATGATGGGTAGGAAGAAatgcacaaaaaaaaaagttttttcagtAAAGTGATGATGAaaaattaattcatttttaatacaGAGTGAATTGGTTATAGATGATAATAAACAATAAGTATGAATAAAAGTAGTAATCGTTTACTAAAAGGTATCAGTTAAATAATTAatccttaaaaaattaaaaaaaaattgtgagatGTCGTGGTGACGACACTTGAATGAGCCAGCCAAAATATCAGATGCACATCTTATACAATGGATCTATAAATTTTATCTTACGTAATAACAAGGCTTTGATTTGTATGCATGTAATTTTCTTCTTTAACATTAAATACACATGCAACgcacgtatcctaaactagtatTCAAAAAGCAAAGAACACTAAAAAGACAATTCAAATCTGTAACTCTATTTGAAGTAAAATACGATGTAATACATGATATATTaacattattttcttttgatagtGGATATATGATATATCGACAATCTTCCCATCATGATATAAATCAGGTGCAGAAACAGcatcttttttgttcttttgataTGTGCCAGAACATTCTTTTGGTCTTATCAAGCTTATAATACTCACACGACAAATAAAGAACATTAGACCCCAGACCTCCTTGCAGACATTAGAAAGACATGAAGAGAGAAATTAGGTGTCTATACAACAGTTGTCCAACCTATTTCACTATCAAGGTACTCCAAAACGAAAACACAATTCCATCTGAGGATTAAAACTTCCAAAAGGATTATGAATAGTCAAGACCTTGCAAACACTACTATTATCTGTCAAAGTCGCCAGAAAATGCATCAGGGATCCATCGCAGTTTTAAAGGACATATCTACATTACCTTTCGGATATAGATATTCACAAACTACAAATGCACACTTAACATACGAAAAGCAAAAATAAACAATGGAAAAGCTTACCAAATGAGGAGAAAAATGACTTGTACTGACACTCATATAATGAGTTCATAAACTCGGACAGATATGGAATCTTTCCAATTACTGTCAAGATCTCTGGTGCATCCACTACCTGCAACATATATGCCAccaaaatgaaattattattcaCGGTAACATCCAGGATATTCCAAGAGAACGCAAGTTTCAAAGTATACAAATTCCCATCCTACCAAACAGAGATATGAGAGGGAGTAAAAAGTGAATACCTTCTGTTTCAAGGAAACCCGATCCAAGGTAATGATGCTCGTAAGCACCGTATAAAATATGAAAGTATCATAAGGAAAAAGCTCATATGTGGTAAAAGTTGATATAGAATCTAGGAAAAGATCTGCTGCTTTCTTGAAGTTACGAGTGGACATGCAGAACAGCCCTTCATACACCTTCAACCTGTTCTTTCTCTCCCAGTCACCCCCCACTTCAAATAATCTGTCAGACAAACACTGGGAGTTAGCTTAATAACAAGAAAAGGCATTTATAACATCATTATGATAGCATCGGAACTGCTTGTAAGACACTCCTACTTCTTTGCCTTGTCGATGCTTTTAGAGATGAGGTcaaaatccaagtcaaataatCCCATCTGCAAGGTGTAGAACACCAAGTCCATCTTTTGCCCAACTGCAACAGTTTTGCTCTCGGTCACCTTGAGTTGTTCAAGTGCTTTCTCCTGAATTTTAATCAAATGAGCTTGATTGAGATTTGCCCCGTGGAACAAGCTAACTCTGAGTAATTATATGAGTGAGAGACAGAGAGATATGTAGAGAGAGAGCCTGCCTTGTCACCAATCCGAACGTAGAACAATGATTTTGCCAAATGAGCTTCCCGAACTTCACTTTCACCTAAGTTTTCTTCTGCATCAGCAATCCTTGATAAATTTATCAAGTTAGATGTGTAATTTAAGTGTAAAAAACAATAAATCTCCATTTTATGCAAAAGAATCCAGAAAACTTTCTCTCACATTCCCTGTCTatgaattaaaggaaaaaaaattgaaacagcACAACCGGGTATGCTCCATCTGGCTCAAAACAGTACACAAGGTATTCATCCAAAAAATGCCACACAATGACCTTTTCAAAAAATGGAAACCACTAAGCAGTACACAAGGTACTCATCCATTACTTCCTCTCCACTATtgtaaaaataaagattaatatgAACCATATATCAACTGTAAATAACAAATTTATTAGTATCAACATCCAAAGAATATGATTTCAAGCTTAATTCAAATTaaccacaaatttcaaaagtcCATGCCCAATGAAACTACatcatataaattgggacggaaagaaaacaaatttatgtccaactttttttttcctcaatttagGTCCAACTTATAATTGGCTCCCTGTTAGTGTGTTCAAAAGGGTAACAATTTTCCAACATTTGaccccaaaaataaataaataaaccaatcAAAACAGACGAAAAGGGACTAAAATGCAGCAAAACAGCAGAGGAAAAAGATGCAATATCACAGATCACATAACATGCAGATATAAAGCACTCACTTGTCATCGAGTTTTTTGAGCTCATCACAATTTTTAGCACGCATAGAATCTAGAACCTTCTGATCCAAACTCAAAACCCCATTAGTAACTAGGGTTTCATACAACGGTACCATATCTGAAAAAACAAAACCCATTTACAAACAAATCAATACAAACCCACAAACAAAAAGTTcgatttcaagaaaaaaaaatctatgaatTAGATGTACCATTGGAGAGTACAGCTTCCAATACTTCTTCACGGAGACGAACTTTGTCTAAGTCATTGACATCTGGATGTGTTAAACGGAATAGTTTGTGTGCCAGAACTAGCTGGGGTTGTTGTGTTCCTTCTTCAGAATCCATAGCTATTTTCTCCTTTGATGTTTTCTGGGATTTCACtgagtctcagtttcagattcttTCCTTGTGAAAGGGGCATCAAGTTTTTTGCCTTTTTGGAGATGTATAAGGAGGAATTGACATGCCACCTTGAGATAAAATTCACAATTTTTTAGCGTAAGTTTTTAGCAAACAGCCAAACGTTAAAGCCTAAAATAATTGACATTTTAATAGCCAAATGTGTATTTTGAAACCTCTCTCCAGTGTCCACTAATTTAAAACTCACGTTCCAAAAAATCATCATCTCTCTTTTAACTTATCTGTTTTGGATTCcttatttctataaaaaaaaacaaaaaaaaaaacaagcgtttaatttgagaaaaaaatatttttttttaaaataaaggtatttgataaatttgtaaaagtattttaaaaaaaaagcagaagcacaaaattacttttttcatgaCTAAAATAT contains:
- the LOC107839080 gene encoding 26S proteasome non-ATPase regulatory subunit 6 homolog isoform X2, with the protein product MDSEEGTQQPQLVLAHKLFRLTHPDVNDLDKVRLREEVLEAVLSNDMVPLYETLVTNGVLSLDQKVLDSMRAKNCDELKKLDDKIADAEENLGESEVREAHLAKSLFYVRIGDKEKALEQLKVTESKTVAVGQKMDLVFYTLQMGLFDLDFDLISKSIDKAKKLFEVGGDWERKNRLKVYEGLFCMSTRNFKKAADLFLDSISTFTTYELFPYDTFIFYTVLTSIITLDRVSLKQKVVDAPEILTVIGKIPYLSEFMNSLYECQYKSFFSSFGSGIRSIHDKSTNTFFLINISLHVYVSVLTHLLLQIYFIIQYFTSLE
- the LOC107839080 gene encoding 26S proteasome non-ATPase regulatory subunit 6 homolog isoform X1, giving the protein MDSEEGTQQPQLVLAHKLFRLTHPDVNDLDKVRLREEVLEAVLSNDMVPLYETLVTNGVLSLDQKVLDSMRAKNCDELKKLDDKIADAEENLGESEVREAHLAKSLFYVRIGDKEKALEQLKVTESKTVAVGQKMDLVFYTLQMGLFDLDFDLISKSIDKAKKLFEVGGDWERKNRLKVYEGLFCMSTRNFKKAADLFLDSISTFTTYELFPYDTFIFYTVLTSIITLDRVSLKQKVVDAPEILTVIGKIPYLSEFMNSLYECQYKSFFSSFAGLTEHIKLDRYLQPHFRYYMREVRTVVYSQFLESYKSVTIEAMAKVFGVSEDFIDLELSRFIAAGKLHCKIDKVAGVLETNRPDARNALYQATIKQGDFLLNRIQKLSRVIDL